In one window of Temnothorax longispinosus isolate EJ_2023e chromosome 11, Tlon_JGU_v1, whole genome shotgun sequence DNA:
- the LOC139822152 gene encoding uncharacterized protein isoform X2, with protein sequence MTRAALVVILVLFSISSVSFVDSMMPESLGKFLGTFGPVKQVRIPDLLNQLCNQSQGPGATMQRDACYGCFYRASILPQGYSMLAAMSTCADTYLNNTNYGHCQAYLRNATSMPNTRSPTLIYCSFLECIRQVNKNSLLRECVGEAARVFPNVNNIYVNLTNAQLSQLFINTTACVLAKTRCSYLNPVTGELQDGDVANKLHLPSLNAILVNTDYDINIVQLPFRYGSVDVCAKYRNVEQASWPSVAC encoded by the exons ATGACGAGAGCGGCATTAGTCGTGATTTTAGTACTCTTTTCGATCTCCAGCGTGAGCTTCGTCGATTCCATGATGCCAGAGAGTCTGGGAAAATTTCTGGGGACCTTCGGCCCGGTTAAACA AGTGAGGATACCTGATTTGCTGAATCAGTTGTGCAATCAGTCGCAGGGTCCTGGCGCGACGATGCAACGCGACGCTTGTTACGGTTGCTTCTACCGTGCCAGCATCTTACCGCAGGGTTACTCTATGCTAGCAGCCATGTCCACGTGCGCCGACACTTATCTCAACAACACCAACTACGGTCATTGCCAGGCCTATTTGCGA AATGCGACCAGTATGCCAAATACACGAAGTCCTACGTTAATATACTGCTCGTTCTTAGAATGCATTCGTCAAGTCAATAAGAACAGTTTG CTTAGGGAATGCGTTGGCGAAGCCGCAAGAGTGTTCCCTAACGTCAACAACATCTACGTCAACCTCACGAACGCGCAGCTCTCGCAATTGTTCATCAACACCACCGCCTGCGTGCTGGCGAAGACCCGTTGCTCCTACCTGAATCCGGTTACCGGCGAGCTTCAGGACGGTGACGTCGCCAACAAGTTGCACCTACCCTCGCTGAACGCCATCCTCGTCAACACCGATTACGACATCAACATCGTGCAGCTGCCGTTCCGTTACGGCAGCGTCGACGTGTGCGCCAAGTATAGAAACGTCGAGCAAGCGAGTTGGCCCAGTGTCGCGTGTTAA
- the LOC139822152 gene encoding uncharacterized protein isoform X1, which yields MTRAALVVILVLFSISSVSFVDSMMPESLGKFLGTFGPVKQVRIPDLLNQLCNQSQGPGATMQRDACYGCFYRASILPQGYSMLAAMSTCADTYLNNTNYGHCQAYLRNATSMPNTRSPTLIYCSFLECIRQVNKNSLAIDVRGARASSRGVAWQVEERSLFKLLKVLVRKSVCIIKETNVPTTTTTTTRTTTTTTTVRPGSIDPRNPLQ from the exons ATGACGAGAGCGGCATTAGTCGTGATTTTAGTACTCTTTTCGATCTCCAGCGTGAGCTTCGTCGATTCCATGATGCCAGAGAGTCTGGGAAAATTTCTGGGGACCTTCGGCCCGGTTAAACA AGTGAGGATACCTGATTTGCTGAATCAGTTGTGCAATCAGTCGCAGGGTCCTGGCGCGACGATGCAACGCGACGCTTGTTACGGTTGCTTCTACCGTGCCAGCATCTTACCGCAGGGTTACTCTATGCTAGCAGCCATGTCCACGTGCGCCGACACTTATCTCAACAACACCAACTACGGTCATTGCCAGGCCTATTTGCGA AATGCGACCAGTATGCCAAATACACGAAGTCCTACGTTAATATACTGCTCGTTCTTAGAATGCATTCGTCAAGTCAATAAGAACAGTTTG GCTATAGACGTCAGAGGAGCCAGAGCATCATCGCGAGGAGTAGCATGGCAAGTTGAGGAACGGAgtctttttaaattgttgaaagTTCTAGTGCGGAAAAGCGTCTGCATAATTAAAGAGACTAATGTACCTACAACGACTACAACGACTACAAGGACTACAACGACTACAACGACAGTTCGTCCCGGATCTATCGATCCGCGTAATCCTCTCCAGTAA